Proteins encoded in a region of the Amyelois transitella isolate CPQ chromosome 9, ilAmyTran1.1, whole genome shotgun sequence genome:
- the LOC106142881 gene encoding bifunctional purine biosynthesis protein ATIC translates to MAANGKLALLSVSDKAGLLPLAKCLSEIGLTLVGSGGTATALRNAGLKVLDVSDITGAPEMLGGRVKSLHPAVHGGILARLSDSDQADMKRQKFDMISVVVCNLYPFVETVSKPDVTVPDAVENIDIGGVTLLRAAAKNHDRVTVICDPGDYDTVISELRKSKDHQTSLETRKTLALKAFTHTSEYDLAISDYFRKQYSAGRSQLTLRYGMNPHQKPAQVFTTRDKLPLTTLNGSPGYINLCDALNAWQLVKELKEALGLPAAASFKHVSPAGAAIGLPLDEEEAGVCMVSDLLPKLSPLACAYARARGADRMSSFGDFVALSCDCDEPTARIISREVSDGVIAPGYTPAALEILKKKKGGNYCVLQMDASYEPDLIEQKTIYGLTLEQRRNDAKITPELFKNVVTDVKRMPESAIRDLIVATIALKYTQSNSVCYAKDGQVIGIGAGQQSRIHCTRLAGGKAALWWTRRHPRVLHMKFRPGVTRAVQSNAIDNYVNGTVGSDLPFEQFNSVFDGAPPALLTSEEREEWVKKMDNVALASDAFFPFRDNIDRAVQCGVKYIGSPAGSNNDEEVIKACNEHKIVMSHTNLRLFHH, encoded by the exons ATGGCGGCCAATGGAAAATTAG CTCTCCTCAGTGTGTCAGACAAGGCAGGTCTTTTGCCTCTGGCTAAATGTCTGTCAGAAATTGGCTTGACCTTAGTAGGCAGTGGGGGAACAGCAACGGCACTCCGCAATGCTGGCCTGAAGGTCTTGGATGTATCGGACATCACTGGAGCCCCGGAGATGTTGGGTGGACGCGTCAAATCACTGCATCCTGCGGTGCATGGCGGAATATTGGCAag GTTATCAGACTCCGACCAGGCGGACATGAAACGCCAGAAGTTCGACATGATAAGCGTGGTTGTATGCAACCTATACCCTTTCGTGGAGACAGTCTCCAAGCCAGACGTAACTGTACCCGATGCCGTAGAGAACATAGATATTGGCGGAGTAACGTTGTTGCGAGCCGCGGCTAAGAACCACGATAGAGTGACCGTGATATGCGACCCTGGTGATTACGATACAGTTATCAGTGAGCTGAGAAAGAGCAAAGATCATCAGACTTCATTGGAGACAAG AAAAACCCTAGCTCTGAAAGCATTTACGCATACATCAGAGTATGACCTCGCTATATCGGATTATTTCCGCAAACAGTATTCGGCCGGCCGGTCGCAGCTCACCTTGAGATATG GCATGAATCCCCACCAAAAACCTGCTCAAGTTTTCACAACACGGGACAAACTGCCTCTAACCACTCTCAATGGGTCTCCTGGCTACATCAACCTATGCGATGCTCTTAATGCTTGGCAGTTGGTAAAGGAGCTGAAGGAAGCCCTGGGGCTCCCGGCTGCGGCTAGTTTCAAGCATGTCTCGCCTGCTGGGGCCGCTATTGGGTTGCCTTTGGATGAAGAAGAG GCGGGAGTATGTATGGTGAGTGATTTACTCCCCAAGCTGTCTCCGCTGGCGTGCGCGTACGCACGAGCTCGCGGCGCCGATCGCATGAGCTCGTTCGGCGATTTCGTCGCGTTATCTTGCGACTGTGACGAGCCAACGGCTAGGATCATATCAAG GGAAGTATCAGATGGAGTGATCGCCCCGGGGTACACCCCAGCGGCTCTTGAGAttctgaagaagaagaagggaGGCAACTATTGCGTGCTACAG ATGGATGCAAGCTACGAACCGGATTTAATAGAACAAAAGACTATCTACGGCCTCACCTTGGAACAGAGAAGAAACGATGCCAAAATCACTCCGGAGCTGTTTAAAAATGTGGTAACCGATGTCAAGAGGATGCCAGAAAGCGCTATAAGAGATCTAATTGTAGCCACCATAGCACTGAAATATACGCAGAGTAATTCTGTGTGTTACGCTAAAGATGGACag gtgATCGGCATCGGCGCTGGACAGCAATCTCGCATACACTGCACTCGTCTAGCTGGCGGCAAGGCCGCGTTGTGGTGGACTCGCCGCCACCCTCGCGTGCTCCACATGAAGTTCCGGCCGGGGGTCACTCGCGCCGTGCAGTCTAACGCTATCGACAATTATGTCAATGGCACCGTGG gtTCTGACCTACCGTTTGAGCAGTTCAACTCTGTTTTCGATGGTGCCCCTCCCGCGCTCTTGACCTCAGAGGAAAGAGAGGAGTGGGTCAAGAAGATGGACAATGTGGCCCTGGCCTCTGACGCCTTCTTCCCGTTCAGAGACAACATCGATAGGGCTGTGCAG tgtgGCGTAAAGTACATCGGCAGCCCGGCAGGATCGAACAATGACGAAGAAGTGATCAAAGCGTGTAATGaacataaaattgtaatgtCTCATACCAACCTTCGGCTTTTccatcattaa